A genomic segment from Sorangium aterium encodes:
- a CDS encoding ABC transporter ATP-binding protein, with amino-acid sequence MSRGVDAPSRPATTSGTARSAAEAAPIDVRLGLTRVALDDERDQHHRTLDLGLVRRVFAFTRPYARKRNALFALVVVRSIQLPILTWAVGAIISGPVARRDARATLLAVLGFAALVLFTEIVFHYRARLALELGEAVVFDMRDRLEAHLLRMPMRFFVKTKVGRLIGRMTSDIDAIRVAVQDVVFVSTVNLGTMAVAMALMAHAHWQLFLVVVAMVPVFWGLIVYFHKRLGAAHQRAQESFTRVTATLAESVTGVRVTQGFVRQDINGGLFRALIFDHSRYNMDAARHSAAFLPLLEFNGQLFLAVLVVAGGYQALHGAIELRVLVEFFFLANLLFNPIPVLGNQYNQALTAMAGAERLFRVLDTAPDWPDERGLPALPPVRGRVVFEGVHFAYDPGKPVLHGVDLVAEPGQMIALVGHTGSGKTSILNLLAKLYLPTAGSITVDGHDIAATSSASLRAQLGLVLQSNFLFSGTVLDNVRLGNPAATDAEIRDAARGLDVLDMLDALPDGLRTEVGERGTALSLGQRQIVCFLRAMVVSPRIVLLDEATSAVDALTEARLQAALGKLLRGRTSFVVAHRLSTIRHADRVVVLDHGRVVEQGTHAELLARGGAFAALHRELVHEGPAPVEGARGVRRSGDL; translated from the coding sequence GTGAGCCGCGGAGTCGACGCGCCGAGCCGCCCCGCGACGACGTCGGGAACGGCCCGCTCCGCGGCCGAGGCGGCGCCGATCGACGTGCGCCTCGGCCTCACGCGCGTGGCGCTCGACGACGAGCGGGACCAGCACCACCGCACGCTCGATCTCGGGCTCGTGCGGCGGGTGTTCGCCTTCACCCGCCCGTACGCGCGCAAGCGGAACGCGCTCTTCGCCCTCGTGGTGGTGAGATCGATCCAGCTCCCGATCCTGACCTGGGCGGTCGGCGCCATCATCAGCGGCCCCGTGGCCCGGCGCGACGCGCGCGCGACGCTGCTCGCCGTCCTCGGCTTCGCGGCGCTCGTCCTCTTCACCGAGATCGTCTTCCACTACCGCGCGCGGCTCGCGCTCGAGCTCGGCGAGGCGGTGGTGTTCGACATGCGCGATCGGCTGGAGGCGCACCTCCTGCGCATGCCGATGCGCTTCTTCGTGAAGACGAAGGTGGGGCGCCTCATCGGCCGCATGACGTCCGACATCGACGCGATCCGGGTGGCGGTGCAGGACGTCGTGTTCGTGAGCACGGTGAACCTCGGCACCATGGCCGTCGCGATGGCGCTGATGGCCCACGCGCACTGGCAGCTCTTCCTCGTGGTGGTCGCGATGGTCCCCGTCTTCTGGGGGCTGATCGTCTATTTCCACAAGCGCCTCGGGGCAGCCCACCAGCGCGCGCAGGAGAGCTTCACCCGCGTGACCGCGACGCTCGCCGAGTCGGTCACGGGGGTGCGCGTGACGCAGGGCTTCGTGCGGCAGGACATCAACGGCGGGCTGTTCCGCGCGCTGATCTTCGACCACTCCCGCTACAACATGGATGCGGCGCGCCACTCGGCGGCGTTCCTTCCGCTCCTCGAGTTCAACGGGCAGCTGTTCCTGGCCGTCCTCGTGGTCGCCGGCGGCTATCAGGCCCTCCACGGCGCGATCGAGCTGCGCGTGCTCGTGGAGTTCTTCTTCCTCGCGAACCTCCTGTTCAACCCGATCCCCGTCCTGGGCAACCAGTACAACCAGGCCCTCACGGCGATGGCGGGGGCCGAACGGCTCTTCCGCGTGCTCGATACGGCGCCCGACTGGCCCGACGAGCGCGGCCTCCCGGCGCTGCCCCCGGTGCGCGGCCGGGTCGTGTTCGAGGGGGTCCACTTCGCCTACGATCCGGGCAAGCCGGTGCTCCACGGCGTCGATCTCGTCGCCGAGCCGGGGCAGATGATCGCGCTGGTCGGGCACACGGGCAGCGGCAAGACGTCGATCCTGAACCTGCTCGCGAAGCTCTACCTGCCGACGGCGGGGTCGATCACCGTCGACGGGCACGATATTGCGGCGACCTCGTCCGCCTCGCTGCGGGCGCAGCTCGGGCTGGTGCTGCAGAGCAACTTCCTCTTCAGCGGGACGGTGCTCGACAACGTGCGCCTCGGCAACCCCGCCGCGACGGACGCCGAGATCCGCGACGCGGCGCGGGGCCTCGACGTGCTCGACATGCTCGACGCGCTGCCGGACGGCCTGCGCACCGAGGTCGGCGAGCGCGGGACGGCGCTGTCGCTCGGGCAGCGGCAGATCGTGTGCTTCCTGCGCGCCATGGTCGTGAGCCCGCGCATCGTGCTGCTCGACGAGGCGACGAGCGCCGTGGACGCGCTCACCGAGGCCCGGCTGCAGGCGGCGCTCGGGAAGCTCTTGCGGGGGCGGACGAGCTTCGTGGTGGCCCACCGGCTGAGCACGATCCGGCACGCCGATCGCGTCGTCGTGCTCGACCACGGGCGGGTCGTCGAGCAGGGGACGCACGCCGAGCTGCTCGCGCGGGGGGGAGCGTTTGCGGCGCTCCACCGGGAGCTCGTCCACGAGGGGCCGGCGCCCGTGGAGGGGGCGCGCGGCGTCAGACGGTCAGGCGACCTCTAG
- a CDS encoding organic hydroperoxide resistance protein: protein MPVDVKYTTQATAHGGRDGHAATADGALKVKLSTPKELGGAGGEGNNPEQLFAAGYAACFLGALKFVAAQEKARIPAEATVTASVGIGPRSEGGFGLDIGLRIALPGLERSQAEQLVEKAHQVCPYSNATRNNVPVRLEVA from the coding sequence ATGCCTGTTGACGTGAAGTACACGACGCAAGCCACGGCCCATGGCGGCCGCGATGGCCACGCTGCCACTGCCGACGGTGCTCTCAAGGTCAAGCTCTCGACGCCGAAGGAGCTCGGCGGCGCTGGCGGCGAGGGGAACAACCCGGAGCAGCTGTTCGCGGCGGGTTACGCGGCTTGCTTCCTGGGCGCCCTCAAGTTCGTGGCCGCGCAGGAGAAGGCCCGGATCCCGGCCGAGGCCACCGTGACGGCGAGCGTCGGCATCGGCCCGCGCTCCGAGGGCGGGTTTGGCCTCGACATCGGCCTTCGGATCGCGCTGCCGGGCCTGGAGCGGTCGCAAGCCGAGCAGCTGGTCGAGAAGGCGCACCAGGTTTGCCCCTACTCGAACGCCACGCGCAACAACGTCCCCGTCCGCCTAGAGGTCGCCTGA
- a CDS encoding VOC family protein encodes MMSLELTTAPLAARVQRKAIGVGMRLFFAWSHLAYRLLPPWGGKLRAVDHLTVPCSDLRVAERFYVGLLGARLMMRVDVPFLERMGRPADEIARGVHLSVVFAGGPRLDLFESPIGQPPRKADHPHCALWVAPGKLLAWKERLNAASVPTYGPTRLGPPGQASLYFNDPFGNRLELVTLGFTGEIPVGAPDLSALDYTWAGP; translated from the coding sequence ATGATGTCCTTGGAGCTCACCACCGCGCCGCTCGCCGCCCGGGTCCAGCGAAAGGCGATAGGCGTGGGGATGCGTCTGTTCTTCGCCTGGTCGCACCTTGCGTATCGCCTGCTTCCGCCGTGGGGCGGCAAGCTGCGCGCTGTCGATCACCTCACCGTGCCGTGCTCGGATCTCCGGGTGGCGGAGCGGTTCTATGTCGGGCTGCTCGGCGCGCGCCTGATGATGCGCGTCGACGTCCCGTTCCTCGAGCGGATGGGGCGGCCTGCAGACGAGATCGCGCGGGGGGTCCACCTCTCGGTCGTGTTCGCCGGGGGGCCGCGGCTCGACCTCTTCGAGTCGCCGATCGGGCAGCCGCCCCGGAAAGCGGATCATCCGCACTGCGCGCTCTGGGTCGCGCCCGGGAAGCTGCTTGCGTGGAAGGAGCGCTTGAACGCGGCCTCGGTGCCGACGTACGGCCCCACGCGGCTCGGACCGCCGGGCCAGGCGTCGCTCTATTTCAACGATCCATTCGGCAACCGCCTCGAGCTCGTCACGCTCGGCTTCACCGGGGAGATACCGGTCGGGGCGCCCGACCTCTCCGCGCTGGACTACACCTGGGCTGGTCCGTGA
- a CDS encoding TetR/AcrR family transcriptional regulator, whose product MRSAAAGGKTSSTELGAARRRDLLEAAYTLIAEKGLEGLRTRDIAARAGVNISTLHYYFGTKDELLAAIVTHVTDKFVEAQRRPAGQGAAGPADARAILRAHLESAWRTFQDNPHLAAVLQELSVRAQRDPAAQAALRAVHKEWNLAVEHLVRQGVRGGQLRSDLDPRSAARVVTSFIIGAMTQLGIDSEAFDFHLVSDELDRWLAPADGKRARSRG is encoded by the coding sequence ATGAGAAGCGCCGCCGCGGGCGGCAAGACCTCGTCCACGGAGCTCGGTGCAGCGCGGCGGCGCGACCTGCTCGAGGCGGCGTATACGCTCATCGCCGAGAAGGGCCTCGAGGGGCTGCGGACGCGCGACATCGCGGCGCGCGCAGGGGTCAATATCTCGACGCTGCACTACTATTTCGGGACGAAGGACGAGCTCCTCGCGGCCATCGTCACGCACGTGACAGACAAGTTCGTGGAGGCGCAGCGACGCCCGGCAGGCCAGGGCGCCGCAGGCCCGGCGGACGCGCGCGCGATCCTGAGAGCGCACCTCGAGAGCGCATGGCGCACCTTCCAGGACAATCCGCACCTCGCGGCCGTGCTGCAAGAGCTCTCCGTGCGCGCGCAGCGCGACCCGGCGGCGCAGGCGGCGCTCCGCGCCGTCCACAAGGAGTGGAACCTCGCTGTCGAGCACCTCGTGCGACAAGGCGTGCGCGGCGGACAGCTGCGCTCCGATCTGGATCCTCGCTCCGCGGCCCGCGTGGTCACGTCGTTCATCATCGGCGCCATGACCCAGCTCGGGATCGACTCCGAAGCGTTCGACTTTCACCTCGTCTCGGACGAGCTCGATCGATGGCTCGCGCCCGCGGACGGCAAGCGGGCGCGCAGCCGCGGGTGA
- a CDS encoding PAS domain S-box protein, whose amino-acid sequence MKQAWQTDELGRFFEMSVDLIGTAGFDGHFKRVGQAWERTLGFSREELLSTPFIDFVHPDDRERTLAESAQVFGGSGSVTFTNRYRCRDGSYRWIEWNSSVHPEEELVYFVARDITDRKRAEESLIEAESRFRAAVEGSLDAFFVLRSALDEAGTLVDFVITDANQRALAGMSMPREEIVGKRLSELSPAARQQLDKYARVARTGERLLEEELSDSPLHKDRWFQHQVIPLSDGVAITIRDITPFKQLEAELREALQRRAIHAEELEEKNRLLAAENAERERAEALMRQQQETMRAMSTPIIQAWEGVLVLPIIGTVETGRANDIMERLLTEIVRTSARFAILDLTGVSAVDAATVAHLLAVVRAANLLGSSCLVSGISPEIARTMTELGAADGGFKTFSVLQSALRYALSHCGAKGPR is encoded by the coding sequence ATGAAACAAGCGTGGCAAACGGACGAGCTGGGCCGCTTTTTCGAGATGTCCGTGGATCTGATCGGCACCGCCGGTTTTGACGGGCATTTCAAGCGGGTTGGCCAGGCGTGGGAGCGCACGCTCGGGTTCTCGCGCGAAGAGCTCTTGTCGACGCCGTTCATCGACTTCGTGCACCCCGACGATCGAGAGCGCACGCTGGCCGAGTCGGCGCAGGTGTTCGGCGGCAGCGGCAGCGTGACGTTCACGAACCGCTACCGGTGTCGCGACGGCTCTTACCGATGGATCGAGTGGAACTCGTCGGTTCACCCGGAGGAGGAGCTCGTCTATTTCGTCGCTCGTGATATCACCGATCGCAAGCGCGCGGAGGAGTCGCTGATCGAGGCCGAGTCCCGGTTCCGGGCGGCGGTCGAAGGGAGCCTGGACGCCTTCTTCGTGCTCCGGAGCGCGCTCGACGAGGCCGGGACACTCGTGGATTTCGTGATCACCGACGCCAACCAGAGGGCCCTCGCGGGGATGTCGATGCCCCGCGAGGAGATCGTCGGCAAGCGGCTCAGCGAGCTTTCGCCCGCCGCGCGCCAGCAGCTGGACAAGTACGCGCGCGTCGCTCGGACCGGCGAGCGGCTCCTCGAGGAGGAGCTGAGCGACAGTCCATTGCACAAGGATCGGTGGTTCCAGCATCAGGTCATCCCGCTGAGCGACGGTGTCGCGATCACGATCAGGGACATCACGCCCTTCAAGCAGCTGGAGGCCGAGCTCAGGGAGGCGCTCCAGCGCCGGGCCATCCACGCAGAGGAGCTCGAGGAGAAGAACCGCCTTCTCGCGGCGGAGAACGCCGAGCGCGAGCGCGCCGAGGCGCTGATGCGGCAGCAGCAGGAGACGATGCGCGCCATGTCCACGCCCATCATCCAGGCGTGGGAGGGGGTCCTCGTGCTGCCGATCATCGGGACCGTGGAGACGGGGCGGGCGAATGACATCATGGAGCGGCTGCTCACCGAGATCGTGCGGACGAGCGCGCGCTTCGCCATCCTCGACCTGACCGGCGTGAGCGCGGTGGACGCCGCGACCGTGGCTCACCTCCTCGCCGTGGTGCGCGCGGCGAACCTCCTCGGCAGCAGCTGCCTCGTCTCCGGGATCTCGCCCGAGATCGCGCGGACGATGACGGAGCTCGGCGCGGCGGATGGCGGGTTCAAGACCTTCAGCGTGCTCCAGAGCGCCTTGCGTTACGCGCTCTCCCACTGCGGCGCCAAGGGCCCGCGGTGA
- a CDS encoding glutathione S-transferase N-terminal domain-containing protein, with protein sequence MTELLGLVFSPWTEKARWALDVRRVPYTFRHYLPLVGEPALRVKLRRLTGRVSVPVLTTDDGRVLGDSADIARWADGRGAGPTLFPVEHEADIARLIDLSERGLAAGRARALRRMLADDEALAEMAPRPIRRALRPLASRLGALGVARTLRKYEGDKADGEAHRQTQVAVLEEIRETLARAAPSGDAPRTLLGRFTFADIAMSQVLVNVAPPAQLKLGAASRRCFSDPDLRDRYDDLIAWRDQLYSAFRAS encoded by the coding sequence ATGACCGAGCTACTTGGCCTCGTTTTCTCGCCGTGGACCGAGAAGGCCCGCTGGGCCCTCGACGTCCGGCGCGTCCCCTACACCTTCCGGCACTACCTGCCGCTCGTCGGTGAGCCGGCGCTCCGGGTGAAGCTCCGGCGGCTCACAGGCCGTGTCTCGGTGCCTGTGCTCACCACCGACGACGGGCGCGTGCTCGGGGACTCGGCCGACATCGCGCGCTGGGCGGACGGGCGCGGCGCTGGACCGACCCTGTTCCCAGTCGAGCACGAGGCCGACATCGCGCGGCTCATCGATCTATCGGAGCGCGGCCTCGCCGCCGGGCGCGCCCGCGCGCTGAGGCGCATGCTGGCCGACGACGAGGCGCTCGCCGAGATGGCGCCGAGGCCGATCCGCCGCGCGCTCCGCCCCCTCGCCTCGCGGCTAGGAGCGCTGGGGGTCGCCCGCACCCTCCGCAAGTACGAAGGCGACAAAGCCGACGGCGAGGCGCACCGGCAAACGCAGGTCGCCGTGCTGGAGGAGATCCGCGAGACGCTCGCGCGGGCGGCGCCGTCCGGAGACGCGCCGAGGACGCTCCTCGGCCGCTTCACATTCGCGGATATCGCGATGAGCCAGGTCCTCGTGAACGTCGCGCCGCCCGCCCAGCTGAAGCTCGGCGCCGCCAGCCGGCGGTGCTTCTCCGACCCCGACCTGCGCGATCGCTACGACGACCTGATCGCGTGGCGCGACCAGCTCTACAGCGCCTTCCGCGCGAGCTGA
- a CDS encoding P-loop ATPase, Sll1717 family: MSDESAHRPHQPTKASARGSDSTGARGVGPGDVVGQHFRIDELLKKGGMGRVYRATDLRLGEPVALKLMDPAIVGTERARARFFREAQTAARLRSKNVVQLLDFNVDAATQVPYIAMELLRGEDLAQRIARGPLSYEETTAILGDVCSAIAKAHRMEIIHRDIKPANVFLVEDDDGPLCKVLDFGIVKLGDLGLDAQGSPQTDAGATLGTVSYMSPEQIADARGVDLRADLWSIGVIAYECMTGQRPFRGESLFELVHKICFDVPVPPSRLADVPSGFDAWFARATHRDLDRRFTSARELLEALRALAGRPPDPPPPRPSGGPPEPPVNQSWASDANQIDIGALKDLTFKNAVVREFLDSANKHFVSGSKGLGKTLLLTYKRSVLSEIYLAATGRERRHAAVQFIPEGRPYLDLMGDLPSVDQTRTDLMSGLHECKRLWSFSFRMSIVSYQSAAAGAADPADLAPLPRSLRGLLEGRPVEPTIVLKELLSLTVRQINQVVDAMERPLERRLRSLHSGVYIFIDKLDQALRRLPRAAWIHMQAGMIEAAWDLMNANRHVKIFATIREEAFSAYESDIKNNLYGATSTLRYAKHELFELLEKLTYYYERLPLREFIHLDVVSAGRSARGESTFDFLHRHTLGRPRDLVILASEISRNRTALDERTFTQIVQRTSAGLLVANIFDEMRVFLEVLCDRDKRAGFLGLLPCDVLTHDEVIEVWCKFHEVDRAYYDAHGRDADEVYHPFRELFECGLLGVLGADPGTERQLQHFRQPHDAVVGSRHALPRSRYYLLHPSLRALIEPLPGGGPFHAIRHVVIGHEEPWPRHWDLVVDVQRELFRRPDADEEVAGEVFSLLDRLSTEVADGEGPEAARRAIAASPTFARLSAHLERIHWDDLHLTLLELFPDERREETEPTDRVEVAMLLIDIVRSTHMIRSIGDTGFVDHLHRLRGSLRGATNPRLLKGTGDGYLAVYPTVARAVDAARMLRRTIDDPAQLRLVVHWGWVRMSDHDVIGREVHRLFRIEAVTEEDRMDEPGSGLGLPRPGRVTLSRSAAAALPDPSRADFRRAGAFRLKGFDDPESIWVEIDEVDACP; encoded by the coding sequence ATGTCGGATGAGAGTGCCCACCGTCCGCACCAGCCCACGAAGGCATCCGCTCGCGGGAGCGACTCGACCGGGGCCAGGGGCGTTGGCCCGGGGGATGTCGTCGGCCAGCACTTTCGGATCGACGAGCTCCTGAAGAAGGGAGGCATGGGCCGGGTCTACCGGGCAACCGATCTTCGCCTCGGCGAGCCGGTCGCGCTCAAGCTGATGGATCCGGCGATCGTCGGCACGGAGAGGGCGCGCGCGCGCTTCTTCCGCGAGGCGCAGACAGCGGCGAGGCTGCGGAGCAAGAACGTCGTGCAGCTCCTCGACTTCAACGTCGATGCAGCCACGCAGGTGCCCTACATCGCCATGGAGCTCCTTCGCGGCGAGGATCTGGCCCAGCGGATCGCCCGCGGGCCACTCTCCTATGAAGAGACGACGGCGATCCTCGGCGATGTCTGCAGCGCCATCGCCAAGGCCCACCGCATGGAGATCATCCATCGCGACATCAAGCCGGCCAACGTCTTCCTCGTCGAGGACGACGATGGCCCTCTCTGCAAGGTCCTCGACTTCGGGATCGTCAAGCTGGGTGACCTCGGGCTTGACGCCCAAGGATCCCCGCAGACGGACGCCGGCGCCACCCTGGGCACGGTGAGCTACATGAGCCCGGAGCAGATCGCCGACGCCCGTGGGGTCGACCTCCGCGCGGACCTGTGGTCGATCGGCGTGATCGCCTACGAGTGCATGACCGGGCAACGGCCCTTCCGCGGCGAGTCGCTCTTCGAGCTCGTCCACAAGATCTGCTTCGATGTCCCGGTCCCGCCGTCGCGGCTGGCGGACGTCCCGAGCGGCTTTGACGCCTGGTTCGCCCGCGCGACCCACCGCGACCTCGACCGCCGGTTCACCTCCGCCCGCGAGCTCCTCGAGGCGCTCCGGGCGCTCGCCGGGCGCCCGCCGGATCCGCCCCCGCCCCGGCCCTCCGGCGGGCCGCCCGAGCCCCCCGTCAACCAGAGCTGGGCCTCGGACGCCAACCAGATCGACATCGGCGCCCTCAAGGACCTGACCTTCAAGAACGCCGTGGTCCGCGAGTTCCTCGACAGCGCCAACAAGCACTTTGTCTCGGGGAGCAAGGGGCTCGGCAAGACCCTCCTCCTCACGTACAAGCGCTCGGTCCTCAGCGAGATCTACCTGGCGGCGACCGGCCGCGAGCGCCGCCACGCCGCCGTGCAGTTCATCCCGGAGGGGCGGCCGTACCTCGATCTGATGGGCGATCTGCCCAGCGTCGATCAGACCCGGACCGACCTCATGTCGGGTCTCCACGAGTGCAAGCGGCTCTGGAGCTTCAGCTTCCGCATGTCGATCGTCTCCTACCAGTCCGCGGCCGCCGGCGCCGCCGATCCCGCGGATCTGGCGCCGCTCCCCCGGAGCCTGCGCGGGCTCCTGGAGGGCCGGCCGGTCGAGCCGACCATCGTGCTGAAGGAGCTGCTCTCGCTGACCGTTCGCCAGATCAACCAGGTGGTCGACGCGATGGAGCGCCCGCTCGAGCGGCGGCTCCGCTCGCTCCACAGCGGCGTCTACATCTTCATCGACAAGCTCGATCAGGCACTCCGTCGGCTCCCGCGGGCCGCGTGGATCCACATGCAAGCGGGGATGATCGAGGCCGCGTGGGATCTGATGAACGCCAACAGGCACGTCAAGATCTTCGCCACCATCCGCGAGGAGGCGTTCTCCGCCTACGAGTCCGACATCAAGAACAACCTCTACGGGGCGACGTCGACGCTCCGCTACGCCAAGCACGAGCTCTTCGAGCTGCTCGAGAAGCTCACGTACTATTACGAGCGCCTGCCGCTCCGCGAGTTCATCCACCTCGACGTGGTGAGCGCGGGCCGCTCGGCCCGCGGCGAGTCGACCTTCGACTTCCTCCACCGCCACACCCTCGGGCGGCCGCGCGACCTCGTGATCCTCGCCTCGGAGATCTCGCGCAACCGAACGGCCCTCGACGAGCGGACCTTCACGCAGATCGTGCAGCGCACCAGCGCCGGCCTCCTCGTGGCCAACATCTTCGACGAGATGCGGGTCTTCCTCGAGGTGCTCTGTGACCGCGACAAGCGGGCTGGCTTCCTCGGCCTCCTCCCCTGCGACGTCCTCACCCACGACGAGGTGATCGAGGTCTGGTGCAAGTTTCATGAGGTCGATCGCGCGTACTACGACGCCCACGGCCGGGACGCCGACGAGGTCTACCACCCCTTCCGCGAGCTCTTCGAGTGCGGCCTCCTCGGGGTGCTCGGCGCCGATCCGGGGACCGAGCGCCAGCTCCAGCACTTTCGACAGCCGCACGACGCCGTGGTCGGCTCGCGCCACGCGCTGCCGCGCTCGCGGTATTACCTGCTCCACCCGTCCCTCCGCGCGTTGATCGAGCCGCTCCCCGGCGGCGGCCCGTTCCACGCGATCCGCCACGTGGTCATCGGCCACGAGGAGCCCTGGCCGCGCCACTGGGACCTCGTTGTCGACGTCCAGCGCGAGCTCTTCCGGCGCCCGGACGCCGACGAGGAGGTCGCCGGGGAGGTGTTCTCCCTCCTCGACCGCCTCTCGACGGAGGTCGCCGACGGCGAGGGCCCTGAGGCCGCGCGGCGGGCGATCGCCGCCTCCCCCACCTTCGCCCGCCTCAGCGCGCACCTCGAGCGGATCCACTGGGACGATCTCCACCTCACGCTCCTCGAGCTCTTCCCCGACGAGCGGCGGGAGGAAACGGAGCCGACCGACCGGGTGGAGGTGGCGATGCTGCTCATCGACATCGTCCGGTCGACCCACATGATCCGGAGCATCGGCGACACCGGCTTCGTCGACCACCTTCACCGGCTCCGCGGCTCCCTCCGAGGGGCGACGAATCCGCGCCTGCTGAAGGGGACCGGCGATGGGTACCTCGCGGTCTATCCCACGGTGGCCCGCGCCGTCGACGCGGCCCGCATGCTCCGTCGCACCATCGACGACCCTGCCCAGCTGCGCCTCGTCGTCCACTGGGGCTGGGTGCGGATGAGCGATCACGACGTCATCGGCAGGGAGGTCCACCGGCTCTTCCGGATCGAGGCGGTCACCGAGGAAGATCGCATGGACGAGCCGGGCTCCGGGCTCGGCCTGCCGCGCCCCGGCCGCGTGACGCTCTCGCGCTCCGCGGCCGCCGCGCTCCCCGACCCGTCGCGCGCGGACTTCCGCCGAGCGGGCGCGTTCCGGCTCAAGGGGTTCGACGATCCCGAGTCGATCTGGGTGGAGATCGACGAGGTCGACGCCTGCCCGTGA
- a CDS encoding AzlD domain-containing protein, with translation MSAWETLVAIVGLSLITAFTRAFFLYPDRDLPMPGWLRRGLRYTPLAALVAVIVPEVVMTQGHLIATFQDARLPASVAAGAYYFSRRGILGTIVIGMAVFLPLRIGLGW, from the coding sequence ATGAGCGCCTGGGAGACCCTCGTGGCCATCGTCGGCCTGTCGCTGATCACCGCGTTCACCCGCGCCTTCTTCCTGTACCCCGACCGGGATCTGCCGATGCCAGGTTGGCTCAGGCGCGGGCTGCGCTACACGCCGCTGGCTGCCCTGGTGGCCGTGATCGTGCCCGAGGTGGTGATGACGCAGGGACACCTCATCGCGACCTTCCAGGACGCGCGGCTGCCCGCGAGCGTCGCGGCCGGCGCCTACTACTTCTCCCGCCGCGGCATCCTCGGAACCATCGTGATCGGGATGGCTGTGTTCTTGCCGCTGCGCATCGGGCTGGGCTGGTAG
- a CDS encoding AzlC family ABC transporter permease, with protein sequence MSFARATARHPEFRRGARDMLHVSPGIAAWGLVTGVAMVKSGLTAPLAVLMSLVVFAGSAQLATMPLLASGAPLWVVWATAACVNLRFVIFSAMWRPYFARLPRWRRCLCGYFSGDLNYVIFRERFPAIEPSPAQEPYFWGGVAMNWSAWQGASLSGIALANVIPVEWGLGFAGVLALLGITCSLLQDRATWLAAGTAASAAVAAYALPLKLNILVAIAAAVAVGLGLEAAEEAQRRARKVTEEAGR encoded by the coding sequence ATGTCCTTCGCCCGCGCCACCGCGCGCCACCCCGAGTTCCGCCGCGGTGCGCGTGACATGCTGCACGTGTCGCCCGGCATCGCCGCCTGGGGCCTTGTGACCGGCGTCGCGATGGTCAAGAGCGGGCTCACGGCGCCGCTCGCGGTGCTCATGTCGCTCGTGGTCTTCGCCGGCAGCGCGCAGCTCGCCACGATGCCGCTGCTCGCGTCCGGCGCGCCGCTCTGGGTCGTCTGGGCCACCGCCGCCTGCGTGAACCTGCGCTTCGTGATCTTCAGCGCGATGTGGCGGCCCTACTTCGCGCGGCTCCCCAGGTGGCGACGGTGCCTGTGCGGCTATTTCAGCGGCGACCTGAACTACGTGATCTTCAGGGAGCGCTTCCCCGCGATCGAGCCGTCGCCCGCGCAGGAGCCCTACTTCTGGGGCGGCGTTGCGATGAACTGGTCTGCATGGCAAGGCGCATCGCTGAGCGGCATCGCGCTGGCCAACGTGATCCCGGTCGAATGGGGCCTGGGCTTCGCCGGCGTGCTCGCGCTGCTGGGCATCACCTGCTCGCTGCTCCAGGACAGGGCCACCTGGCTGGCCGCCGGCACCGCCGCCAGCGCCGCGGTGGCCGCCTACGCGCTGCCGCTGAAGCTCAACATCCTCGTCGCGATCGCCGCCGCGGTCGCGGTGGGCCTGGGCCTCGAGGCGGCCGAGGAGGCGCAACGACGCGCGCGCAAGGTGACCGAAGAGGCCGGACGATGA